Sequence from the Mytilus galloprovincialis chromosome 10, xbMytGall1.hap1.1, whole genome shotgun sequence genome:
ctaaacaaacaaacaaacaaactcaTAAGTGTCAGAATAACCTTCCTCCTGGTCACATGGTTTTGCGAGCAAGCTGGTCTGATGATTGACTAAATCTTGTTTTGCTGATATATATTAACAGTTTTCACTCCAATTCttatgtgttgtttattctttagttttctatgttgtgtcatgtgtactattgtttttctgtttgtctttttcatttttagccatggtgttgtcagtttgttttagatttatgagtttgactgtccctttggtatctttcgtccctcttttatgtgtCCTCTATTTAGCCATATTTGCTGTGTTGGTTAGCAGGCAGGGTAATCTTACATTTCTTTTTAACTAAAAACAGTACTGATGAGTGGTCAAGTTTGGTTCTAgctggcacagtagtttcagaggaaaagctTTTTGAAAAGTTGAGGAACAACAGACGTATCCAATAACTATTCATACTTTAACAAATACTGATCTAATAGCAGTTCGACAAGACTATGATATTcccgtttttttcttcttcagtgtTTTAATTGCTTTTTATAAACATATGACCAATATTCTAGAAGTAATTGCTGGTAGTACAAGTTTTTTCCATAGTTTTATCTTGTGTATAAAAGAAACCCCAAAAAATCATGTAAAAGTCAAAACCGAATTccactatatatatagctacttgctgtaaaaagtaaaataacaaaaatacagaactccaagaaaaattctaataggaaagtccctaagcaaatggcaaaatcaaaagctcaaacacatcaaacgaatggataacaactgtcatatcatATGTTATATGCAAGTAACTAACAATGAAGTCTTGGTCAAAACAAGAGTCAACACAggtttaaaatttgatttatttcaacttttaaaaaataaatctctCTAGAATGAACTTTCATCCCTAATTAACCTTAAGATTgtaaaatcaaacatattttgtttgaTGGAGATTTTGTGTTTCTTGTGTCAAATGGAATCTCTGACATAAAATTACTGTTTTGTACAAAAAAGAAACCAAAAACATCTAATATTAATATCACAGTCAAAATATATCATCTCACAACAAGAATTATGTTTATAGGTCAAATCATGAACAATCAAGATAGCATTGTactcaaattaaaacataataaatgcCATTTTTGTCACTTGATGGTTAGCCTGTATTTACAAACACAGAAATGACAAGGTTTATGTGGATGGTTAAtcattcattaaaaaataaagggTTTAAAGTCACTGTATCTTAAAAATGTTAGGGTTGTAGTTTCATAATACATTATATATGGCAGACATAATACAGAAAGAGATAGACTTACTAgtgaaaagtaataataataataataaaagtaacaAATTTGTGAATTATCAAACTTAAATGCTTTTCAAGATTAACCATATTGCCTATTTAAATAATTTGCTAAATTCTTCCAACTGCCATgacccatttaaaaaaaaacacaacaaaaatcaGAAAATTGGCGAAATGAATTATGTAATCTGTGTATGATGTATATATGATGTCAATATGTTATCCCTGCATTTTATCTTTAGTGCTGTTCCAGAATTTAAGCATGGGGGGTTACTTCTTTCAGGCAAGGCAAGTGAAAGCACCCACAATTAATTAATTTGAATGTTTCCTTTCCTCCTTTTTGGCAAAAATTAAATTGTACATACTGAAACATTTAAATTCACAACTATTATATAACGATTAATATTATAATATGTTAATTAACATGAATTTCCTATAATATTTCTAACTTTGCAAAATAAAGTTGTACATActgaaacatttaaattcataatcatattgagattttttttataaaatgtagacaattcaaacttttttttgtaacatttttaaaattggcactatattaaaaaacatttattttcctAAATAATTGAGTACATTCACACTTTCTGATTTCTAGTTATATAAAAGTTAGGGTTGCTGCCTACTTTTCGGTTAATAAATTATCTATATTTACCTGAAATCTACATAGAAATGCTTCAAATGTAtgatgtatattaaaaaaacgaTCCTCTTATAAACACAAAATACTAGAAcaaaatttttaacaattataaatAGATTCCTAATTTACACTTTTATCATACTTTATTAATACCCTCATCTTTTTTATCAACAGGCCTATTTTCAAGTAGAATTTTCTCAGTTTCATCTGCATCTTTTTCTGTCaataattgattttgttttgccCAAAGATCACAGTACAGACTATTTGGGTTGGATAAAAGTTCATAATGCGTTCCTTTCTCTGCTACACTTCCATTTTCTAACACTAAGATCTGATCTGCATCAATTACTGTCGAGAGTCTATGAGCAATCACAATTGTGGTATGTTTTCTGGTAATCCTCCTCAACGCCATTAGAATAtcctgtaatatatatatgtagtgtaGAAATATATATAGGTCCACCATTAAGAAGGTTTTTGTTTGGTGTTGCCTACCTACAATTTGTAGGGTTGGGTAGGTAGGGATTTAATTTTTTCGGGCAACAATACATGCATCATAATTTAGACAAGAATACAATGTTGGAGCAGGAAAAAATCTACAAtgtatgttataaatattttctgGTGAGCTGCaacattaaacattaatttttttttatttaacctaATTTAAGAATACAGAATGAGCACACAGAtgcatatttttgtacataaagaaATTGCATTGTTATTCAATGAAACATGTCTAAACTGAATACCCTCAAGACTTGGTGTTCTATTCTGTTTTTACAGATGTTTGGATTGTTGGAGTTAACGGAAGCGGATAGTTAAAAATTATTTTGAGACTGACTGACGCAGAACACCAAGTGACACATTAAATGCAGATAAACATAATAATCAAATGTACTGATGGCAAAGTTTATCATGTTGAACACATTTAtcctatttaattttaaataaaggaTACACCAGAAACAATAAAGTCTGCCTCACatcttacatctagaaattgacaatgagggtcagttgtGAACAGTACCTTTTGATGatagagatgattttagcttcccaattgtaaaatttccatttctatgtagcaccAATTTGGATGCATtagttgatcgttatggaatatctgtttaaCAGATGTAAAAGAATATGTTCCAATTGCTGTAACCACAATCAAGTCCTCTTTCCCTTGAATGTAATCAaccatttaaggtggtacctaacactacagggagataaactcagctaaatgttttaattacgttgtgttgttaagggaatattaagcttctcaaagatcaaaattagtgtttgtcaaactgctatataaccagtgtaatttttctgataaaatggttggttcaaattttttaaaatttttatatttttgtccaagggtcaaagtaaatactttgtcaaaattttatgaaaattaaacaagccaaatttattttagtaaagtgttgggtaccaccttaagatttataaggggtttgtacttacatgagcaacataTCAGGTGCCACATGCAGAGCAGGATAAGCTTTTtgtgaaaagtgcaaatttaacaaagactaatagcaGAAAATCAATGGTTTTACACCTTATGACAGTCAAATTCAAAATAGTTGgcatttatcattaaaattgtttctttcatttaaattaaataaaacatagtTTTACCTGCTCAGTAATGGTGTCCAAGGATGATGTTGCCTCGTCATATACAATGATAGGGGGATTCTTTAATATAGCTCTTGCAATAGCTACTCTCTGCTTCTCACCACCTAAAacataaataatttgtttctatAGTGAGTAAGATTAAGACACAATGTTGACGGTTGTACAACTTTTTTTGACATTATATTAAACCAGGTATAATCCGCCTTTTTCTACAtaagagaatgcctgtaccaagtcagaaatatgacagttgttgttgttgattttgccatttgattttggactttccattttgaaatttccttgaggttcagtatttttctgattttacttttttgttgcatttcttaCATTgaatacttttcaaaaaataataattaagactTTACTTATGTGTTTGTCAAAAATCAGGAGTCtgtaatacagtagttgtcgttgcTTTataatgtctgtcatatttgttttttgtgtactGTTAAGTTATAAATACTGACTACAAGTTAtgggttttattcattgttgaaagcaGAACTGTACCTGATAACTTATAGTAACTTACATCCATGCATGTCCATTGGTTTCtgttggacagttgtctcattgacaatcatacaatatcttctattatcatatacttagactaaataacatatgatttttactgtatgataatagcattaaattaatgtaaattccatatttttttgaattggtgcttagcgggctaatatgaaaagtttatcacatgcttcgattgttatcacatgcctttccgtaaccttatcacatggcattccagTGATACTAGGCAAATTCAGGAAAAttcacctcaatgctacgttttcagtgaaaaacattaattttcaaagttgtgtacaatatttgtatacatgtacttgaaagtatattgtgtaaaataattagaaaaataaacCCAACAACAATCAACAAACAAactatttaataaatgcattttttaaaattttcaaacataatttaaaaatgcCAGATATCAAGAATTATCGACACATGTTTGTTCTAATGTCAACCATGTCATGCAAGTTCAATGAAACTTTCTTCTAATCTTATTTTTACCTGATAAAATCAATCCCCTTTCTCCGACTAAGGTATCATATTGATTTGGAAATCGGTTCATGATGGAATCATGAAGTTTGGCAACTCTAGCAGCTTCATACACTTCTTCAGCAGTTTTCTCTAAGTCCCCATACTGAATATTACTGAATACAGTATCATGGAATAAAATGCAGTCCTGAAATACATGATAACATTTAGAAAATCAAGCCATTTTtgcatacttttttgttttcctCTAAATTTCTCCTTGTCAGTCATGAAAAAAGTTCACTATGCCTTATGACGTTACATAAAAAGAACACATATTTTTGCATATCATTGGAAAAGACAGACTAACTGTGTCTAATATTCATTAGAAAAACAGATTCTACCCCAAATTTCATACAATATTTCTCTTCTCTGGACAAtccattttcaaatatttaaaatgtgcTGCAAGCCTcaagtttaaaatttgaaaattaaactgcTGATTGGAGAAAAAATATCATACTTGATGCAATGGTAGCATCTAAATGTCTTTTATTGTATATCTTAATGCTTCATAATTAGTTGACCAATTGATAATACATTCAAAGTTACCTCGCTATCAAATGACCAAAAGACAAATCAATTACTGTTACAAGTGTTAagaaaatagatttttatttttaatcgaCTGATCAAAATTctctttgaataataaaattttgGGAAAAACTTTTTCAAAGACTACATCTTATAAAAATCTTCATTAATTGTAATAAGCATTAATACCTGTGGAACAACACCAATAGCTTTACGTAGACTATGTAAATCCACCGCATCAATGGATTGGTTGTTGATATGTATAGATCCTTGCTGTGGATCAAAGAATCGAAACAGCAAACGAACAATGGTGGATTTCCTGAAAAAAGTAGGATTTTACAAtcataaaactatttaaaactgaAATAACAATGTCTTTAGTTGACTCTGCACTTGTATTTAAGGAATATAATCAGAGGAAATAATGATAGTTGTATGAGCATGAGTCTCCTCTgttaacattatattttttcaaaatatctagaTTCTGGTGTCAAATTAGTATAAATATTGTTTCGTTTATCTTcagatttataaattattatttactTTATCCCAAGTGTTGGGACCTCAATGGCcgagtggtcaaagtagtttAACTACTAACCCTtccctgtcaacactgaggttgtgaattCGAATTATTGATAGGGTTGGTGCACACCATTCCAATCTTAAATGTCTagtattgtcagttttcctaccaaaAATAAGTGATTCTCTCTAACGGACTCAGGCTTCCTCCACACGCAAAAATGACCACCATGAAATTGCACAacagtgttgaaagtggcgttaaacccAATTTAATAATATTTCCAGTGTTaacaaatccacaaaaattggtatcacAAGAATAATAACAAATCCCAGTatacttttgatttatttattttcgtggctACCACTTTTCATGGATtaagaaaacttgcatatttgtggatatttgattttgtggttttgctaaTTTTACATGCAAGCTTTTAGAGAATTCATTATTCATTCAATATCTAATTTCTTTGTTCACCTGTACCCTTCAAATTGaggaaaattggtatcaaatgaataataatgaatccacagtaatacattaatataaatcaattgttaTTGAACTCTACCTTACCCAGATCCACTTCCTCCAACTATGGCGACTTTCTTCCCTGAGGGTACATCAAAAGATAAaccattcaaaatgttttgtccTGGCAGATACTCAAAATGTACATCTTTAAAACTAATGGCAGATTCTGATGGTGTTGCTAATAAGACAGGAGCATTTAATTTATtctgtaaaaatttaaaacacgTAATCAATATCAGGCATCTGAAatgcttttcttgatttaccatCATCATGAAATCTCAAagctaaatatttgaaaatcaataatGTGTAAGAtttgaaacagttgaagagctaaaTGACCGAAAAGAAGGAAGTATTACATAGCCAAATTCATTTTGGATCATCTTAGATCAACTTTGCTCGAGttagttgaaaccttagtttcttaattaCTTCAAGTTTCTCAGGGCCACATTTGTTATAAATTTAGTCAGAATAAAAGTACTgactaaattaataaatatgatatatatatgtaaacaattttcataccccttactaattttttttttaattgctgtaAGAATAATAATCAAGCATTATAAAAGCACACAGctcaaatataaagaaatatgtgaTACTGAATTGAAAagggcatatatatatatatatatatatatatatatatataggacctgttgtttaaatttcatttcctttttgttaaaaaaaaagaaggaaaaactCAATTGGcaaagaaaaaaattgcaaaaaagtgGAATTCACATCTACTAAGACAGTTGACGGCTTCATATGGAAATTGGGAGGGAGGGAAAAATACAACAGGGAAACAAGAGAAAACTAAAATTggtaaatgaattataaaaagaGGGGTCAAGAAAATTGAAATGTTGGAATGCTGAAAAGATTGGATGGGAGAAAGATATCACATTGTCAAGTGTTCAAAATAGAAAGGTGTACTGTAGATTCATTGTCATTCGCAGGAtacaatttttgtggattttgtgggtaaaGGTGAACAATGAATACAAATGATCAACAAGTACAAATTTTTTAAATGCTTGTATGAAGACTGttgtaaaaacacaaaatcaacaaaaacacatttttacctAATTCACAAAAAATTGTTACCTAAGAAAATGAATGAATCTACAGTTATTTATATCCATACACCATTACATATCATCATTATCAATACATACTCTACCTACTTTAATTTTTGGCTGTATCTCCATCAATGCAAACATATTGTCCATATCTACAAATCCTTGATTAAGATCCCTATATGTAGAGCCTAGAAAGTTTAGTGGTACAGTTAACTGTATAAGCAGGCCATTAACCATCACTAAATCTCCTATAGTCATAGTACCtgttaattaaaagaaaataaaatcagtttttgttaaatatcaaagatttaaatttttgaaataaaaaaattttgAGAAAGTATCAGAAATGTTGACATATATGCTGAATATGATTTGAAAATACAATTGTGAGTTGTATATAAGATGTGTTCACCCAACTAATGACATTTTTTCCTTCTTGTACTATTATTCTTTACCAAATCCACATAGAAATGCCTACTGTAGACTCCTTTATTTTGGTGGGCATGTACATTTTCTTGGATTGAgaaaaaattgcatatatttatGGATATTTCATATCGTGGTTTTTCCAAACTGCATGTACATGACTATAGATAATTGGGATTCGTTGAAAATCAAAATTCATGGTTTACTAATACCCCAAACATCCTCACACATTTGTATCCTATTAATCATATATCTGCAGTTTCTGAATTTTGTATTATAATGACGACTTACCAGCAAGAATTTGTTGAGCTGCCATAACCATTACAATTGATGATCCTACACTGAAAATGGCATTCTGTCCAAAATTTAACAACGATAATGTTTTAGTTATCTGTAGTGATGCCTTTTCAAATCGTTCAAGAGTCTCTTCATGCTTCTTAGCTTCAAATTTTTCATTGGtaaaatactgaaataaaaaaatcaatataaaacataCTGGTTGACAATATTAATGAAATCCAAATCAAAGaacagttttaaattaaaaattttgtcaacgtAAAAAAATACTTGTACATCAAGAATGcatccatagtacatggatgtcccactcgcactatcattttctatgtttagtggactaagAAATTGGAGCCAAAACTATAAATTGACATCAACAAttgaaagatcatgtcatagggaacatgtgttctaagtctcaagttgattggacttcaacttcatcaaaaactaccatgaccaaaaattGTAGTAGGACAGACAGAGGGACAGAGGGACAGATGAACAGATAACCAGAAAGATGTACAGACgggaaaacataatgcccctctactatagtaggtggggcataacaaattCAAGAGCACACACGCTGAAATGACTTGATTGTTTTCTGACCATTGATTTTAAGTCGAAAGTCTTATATATAAAGACTTAACTATAAGTATCTATTAAACTTAACATTTGTAAAAatccatgacaatgaggtcatggtcagataaaTCCTGTACACCTTATAAttattccatacacaaaatatagttgacctatgttCTGTTGCACTGTGTCCAAGGATTAGGTTTAACAAAGCAAAATTATGTATATATGTGCcggtctcaagtcaggagcctgtaattcagtggttattgaTTGTTGCTATGTTACACATTTGTATTTCTATCATTATATTGTACATAAATTTGGCTATTAGCTTTCTCATTTTTACGTTTATCCTTTTCGGGACTTTTACAGCTGAAATCAATTGCGGTAtgatgggctttgctcattgctgatggccatatggtgacctatagctgttaatttctgtgtcatttggtctcttgtgaagagttgtcgcattgacaatcataccacatctactttttgtACTATGTGGTTTCTAATGAAATGATCTTTACCagttactgtaaaccaacttattttcgcgagcaaTTTATTTTCAGGATtagaaaaataatgtgaaaataaaGCGTCACAAATATGTAAGATAGGATCTTTACACCAATTGAAttagaaaatcatgaaattaaataGCCGTGAAGTGGACTAGAAAGGGTCAAACGAACTAAAGTATCTGTaaaaataaattggtttacagtacatgtattatgatgttaaaaagtaaaaacacaaaaatactgaactccaaggaaaattcaaaaaggaaagtccaaaatcaaaaggcaaaatcaaaagtccaaacacatcaaacgaatggataacaactgtcatattcctgacttggtacaggcattttctaatgtagaaaatggtggattgaacctggttttaaagctagttaaacctctcacttgtatgacagtcgcatataattccattatattgacaatgatgtgtgaacaaaaaaaaaaaaaaaataataggtaaaaatgtcacaaaataaACATACCTAAACTGTGGTATAATTTATCAAGGAAACATTAGCTAtattacagtacatgtattatgatgtTAACCTACCTTTACTGTGGTATAATTCACCAAGGAATCGTTAGCTAtattacagtacatgtattatgatgtTAACCTACCTTAACTGTGTTATAATTCACCAAGGAATCGTTagctatatgtacatgtattatgatgtTAACCTACCTTAACTGTGGTATAATTTACCAAGGAATCGTTAGCTAtattacagtacatgtattatgatgtTAACCTACCTTTACTGGGGTATAATTTACCAAGGAATCGTTagctatatgtacatgtattatgatgtTAACCTACCTTAACTGTGGTATAATTTACCAAGGAATCGTTAGCTAtattacagtacatgtattatgatgtTAACATACCTTTACTGTAGTATAATTTACCAAGGAATCGTTAGCTAtattacagtacatgtattatgatgtTAACCTACCTTTACTGTAGTATAATTTACCAAGGAATTGTTAGCTAtattacagtacatgtattatgatgtTAACCT
This genomic interval carries:
- the LOC143047581 gene encoding iron-sulfur clusters transporter ABCB7, mitochondrial-like — translated: MALTRLLYVNYLHSGSNELACIFKRSTPRGILQNNQKLLRCEKITWSKLLYQGHLTQARKDLPKWNLLSRLSNRLNKNLYKDKRQFNTTARLSNVIKDSASKDNSGWRRTKALLGAKNVRMLKKMMRYVWPKNNVKIKVRVVIALSLLVGSKVVSVMVPFIFKWAVDNLNEASGDTLNLNDTPTAILSLSTALLISYGLVRLTASFMKEMQDFAFAEVAENTIRRIAQNIFVHLHSLDLSYHLSKKKGELTKAIDRGSRAIEPVLKGVVFRIFPTFLEVGLVTGILGYKFGGGFVAVTLGCVGCYIVFTFRMTEYRTKFRKQKNKADQDAGNIANDSLVNYTTVKYFTNEKFEAKKHEETLERFEKASLQITKTLSLLNFGQNAIFSVGSSIVMVMAAQQILAGTMTIGDLVMVNGLLIQLTVPLNFLGSTYRDLNQGFVDMDNMFALMEIQPKIKNKLNAPVLLATPSESAISFKDVHFEYLPGQNILNGLSFDVPSGKKVAIVGGSGSGKSTIVRLLFRFFDPQQGSIHINNQSIDAVDLHSLRKAIGVVPQDCILFHDTVFSNIQYGDLEKTAEEVYEAARVAKLHDSIMNRFPNQYDTLVGERGLILSGGEKQRVAIARAILKNPPIIVYDEATSSLDTITEQDILMALRRITRKHTTIVIAHRLSTVIDADQILVLENGSVAEKGTHYELLSNPNSLYCDLWAKQNQLLTEKDADETEKILLENRPVDKKDEGINKV